Proteins co-encoded in one Myxococcus xanthus genomic window:
- a CDS encoding deoxyribodipyrimidine photo-lyase, whose translation MPEGFSWSELGVDSARVQVVKDLPLPSGRRDFVLYWCMVNHRAEQNHALDAAIGLGNHLGLPVVVYQAIRPDYPHASDRLHAWALEGMMDMATGCAARGLPYWLELPRTSKEHRPRLAQLGRRAAAIVSDLFPTYIIPGHLRGAAKALDVPLFAVDASCVVPMQRIATRQIGAYTLRPKLKKLWPEYLDRAVPNRAVKAAAAGRKLEPDFATSDARESRESLDAFDFDHSVAPIQERGGRKAGLDALQAFVHQRLEGYDEGRNDPGLARQSNLSPFFHWGNLFAGEAARAAIRARGAQDASVQGFLEELLVRRELGFNYCFHTPGPQQLSVASLPPWAKETLTRHQKDAREHRYSLKQLETARTADGLWNAAQRELVERGRIHNYLRMLWGKKILEWTPSPQEALQRIAFLNDKYAVDGRDPASVANFMWVLGLHDRPFQERQVLGKVRPMSSLRTAARYNLAPYLERWGRPEDPPVKLKRVRKTAGP comes from the coding sequence ATGCCTGAAGGCTTCTCGTGGTCCGAACTCGGCGTCGATTCGGCGCGCGTCCAGGTGGTGAAGGACCTCCCGCTTCCTTCCGGCCGCCGCGACTTCGTCCTCTATTGGTGCATGGTCAACCATCGCGCCGAGCAGAACCACGCGCTGGATGCCGCCATCGGTCTGGGCAACCACCTGGGCCTGCCCGTCGTCGTCTACCAGGCCATCCGTCCGGACTACCCTCATGCCTCCGACAGGCTCCACGCCTGGGCCCTGGAGGGGATGATGGACATGGCCACCGGCTGCGCCGCGCGCGGGCTGCCCTACTGGCTGGAGCTGCCCCGGACCTCGAAGGAGCACCGTCCCCGGCTGGCCCAGCTCGGCCGGCGCGCCGCCGCCATCGTGTCGGACCTGTTCCCCACGTACATCATCCCGGGCCACCTGCGCGGCGCCGCCAAGGCCCTGGACGTGCCGCTGTTCGCCGTGGATGCGTCATGCGTGGTGCCCATGCAGCGCATCGCCACGCGGCAGATTGGCGCCTATACCTTGCGGCCCAAGCTGAAGAAGCTGTGGCCGGAGTACCTGGACCGCGCCGTGCCCAACCGCGCGGTGAAGGCCGCCGCGGCCGGACGCAAGCTGGAGCCGGACTTCGCCACGTCAGACGCACGCGAGTCCCGCGAGTCCCTGGACGCCTTCGACTTCGACCATTCGGTGGCGCCCATCCAGGAGCGCGGAGGACGCAAGGCGGGCCTCGATGCGCTCCAGGCCTTCGTGCACCAACGGTTGGAGGGCTATGACGAAGGCCGCAACGACCCGGGCCTGGCGCGACAGTCCAACCTGTCCCCCTTCTTCCACTGGGGCAACCTCTTCGCGGGAGAGGCCGCGCGCGCCGCCATCCGCGCACGCGGCGCGCAGGATGCTTCGGTGCAGGGCTTCCTGGAGGAGCTGCTCGTCCGCCGTGAGCTGGGTTTCAACTACTGCTTCCACACGCCGGGGCCGCAGCAGCTCTCCGTGGCCTCCCTGCCTCCGTGGGCGAAGGAGACACTCACCCGCCACCAGAAGGACGCGCGCGAGCACCGCTATTCGTTGAAGCAATTGGAGACAGCGCGGACCGCGGACGGCTTGTGGAACGCGGCCCAGCGCGAGTTGGTGGAGCGTGGCCGCATCCACAACTACCTGCGCATGCTGTGGGGGAAGAAAATCCTGGAGTGGACTCCATCCCCCCAGGAAGCGCTGCAACGCATCGCGTTCCTCAACGACAAGTACGCGGTGGATGGCAGGGACCCCGCGAGCGTCGCCAACTTCATGTGGGTGCTGGGACTGCATGACCGCCCTTTCCAGGAGCGGCAGGTGCTGGGCAAGGTGCGGCCCATGAGCTCCCTGCGCACGGCGGCCAGGTACAACCTGGCACCCTACCTGGAGCGCTGGGGCCGCCCGGAGGACCCACCGGTGAAGCTCAAGCGCGTTCGCAAGACGGCAGGCCCGTGA